GTAGTTCCCGACCCGTCCGCCCGCCCGCACGAGTGACTGAGGGCCCGATCCGTACGCCCGTACGGATCGGGCCCCTCTCATGTCCCGTCCCGCGCCGCCTTCTGCGCCGCCTCGTCGAACTTCCCGAGGAAGACGGGCACTCCGTCCTTCACCTGCCACAGGAAGAGCCCCAGGAGGGCCGTGGCCTTGTCGTTCCTGGTCTTGGCGGAGTACAGCTTGGCCAGCCCCTCGTAGACGTCCCGCACCAGCGCGTTCGCGACGGCGGAGGCCTTCGACTCGGCACCGTCCCCGACCGCCGTGCGCAGCGCCTCCGCGATCCAGTTGACGGCGTCGTACGCCTCCGTGGTGTACCGGTCGACGGGGGTCGTCCCGGCCAGTCCCCAGCGCTTCCGGTACGCGGCGGCGAACGCCTTCGCTGCCGGGATCCCGTCGGGGTCGACGTACCCCGTGCCGAAGTACCAGCCCTCCGCCGCCGGCCCCGCGAGGGTGAGGAACTCCGGCTGGAGCACGTACTCGACGCTGCCGCAGGCCCCCTCGTACCCCTGGTCGCGCAGGGCCTTGGCGCACAGCGCGGCCCGGCTCGGCGAGTCGCCCGCGTACAGCACGCCCTGCGGGTCGGTCGCGAGGGCGGCCCGTACGGCGGCCGCGAAGTCCTCGCTGTCCGCCTCGACGGGGTGCGAGGTCACCACCCCGCCCCGGTCCATCGACGGCGGGGTGGCCTTCATGCTCTTGACGGCGAACCAGCTGTACCGGCCCGCGGCGCGGTCCTCCACGACGGCGGTCCGGACGACCTTGCGCTCGGTGAGGTAGCGCCCGAAGGGCACGATCATCACGTCGGGGGACGGACGTGACTCGAAGTAGGTCTGCCTGAGGGTCTGGCCCTTCACCATCTCGCCCGTCGGGATCGAGGCGAGGACGCTCACCAACGAGACCGATCGGTCGACGAGTTCGCCTCCCGCGGCGAGGACGGCCGGGGCGGTCGCCGGGCCGAGGACGCCGACCAGCCTCTCGTCCTTGAGGAGGGCGCGGGCAGCGGCCTTGGCGCGCTGGGCGTCCCCGCCGTCGTCCATGACCCGGAGGACCAGGTCGAAGGGGCGGTCCGGGCGGGCGTTGAAGGTCTCCACGGCCACCCGGGCCCCGCGTTCCTGGGCCCGGCCGTCCGTCTTGGCGGGGCCGCTGAGGTCGGTGAGCAGACCGAGCGTGTACGCGGCGAGCGGGGCCCCGGTGCCGCCCGCTCCCCCACCCGTACTCGTCCCCGCGATCGTGCCCGTCCCCGTGCCCGCCGGGGTGCGGCTCAGGAGCCACGCGGTCAGGCCGCCCGCGCCCGCGACGGCCACCGCCGAGCCGCCCATCAGCAGCCTGCGCCGCGAAACCCCCTTCGGGGGCTCGGAGTTCACGAGCATCGTCGGCTCGGGGACCGGCAGGTCGAGGACCCGCGAGGAGCGCTGGGCGATCAGCGCGGGCAGGCCGGGCGGCAGCCAGTCGCCCGCCGGGCCCTCGGCCTCCCCCAGCGCCGCCCGCACCTCGGCCGCCGTGGGGCGGTCCGCCGGATCCTTCGCCAGACAGGCGCCGACCAGGGGCAAGAGCGTGTCCGGTACGTCGTCGAGGGCGGGCTCCTCGTGGACGGTGCGGTAGACGACGGCCGCCACCCCGCCCGTACCGAAGGGGCGCTCCCCTGTCAGCGCGTACGCGAGGACACAGCCGAGCGAGAAGACGTCGCTCGGCGGGCCGACCTCGCCGGCCCCGGCGGCGCGGGCCTGCTCGGGGGCGAGGAAGCCGGGGGTGCCGATCATCGCGTCCGTGGCGGTCAGCGCGGTCGCGCCGGCGGAGCGGGCGATGCCGAAGTCGATGAGCCGCGGCCCGTCGAGGGCGAGGAGGACGTTGCCCGGCTTGACGTCCCGGTGGACGAGCCCCGCCTCGTGCATGTCGGCCAGCGCGGCCGCGAGCCGGGCGCCCAGGGCGCGGACGGCCGGCTCGGGCAGGGCGCCGTGCAGACCGACGGCCTCGGCGAGCGACGGCCCCGGCACGTACTCGGTCGCCAGCCAGGGCTCCCGGGCCTCCGGATCCGCGCCGAGGACGCGGACGACCCAGCGCCCCGTGATGCGCTCGGCGGCGCGGGCCTCGCGGCGGAACCGCTCCCGGAAGCCGGGGTCGGCGGCGTGCTCGGACCGGATGAGCTTGAGCGCGGCGAGCGCCCCGCCGCCGGAGCGGGCCAGGTAGACGACGCCCATGCCGCCCGCGCCGAGGCGGCCGAGGAGCCGGTAGCCCGCGATCGACGACGGGTCGGCCTTGCGGAGAGGCTGCACGGCCGGTCAGGCCTTCTGCTTCGCTTTGTTCGCCTCGCTCGCTTTGTTCGCCTCGCTCGCTTTGTTCGCCTCGCTCGCGGGGAGGACGGGTGCGGCGCCGATCAGCTTGAAGGCGCCGTTCTGCACGGCGTGCACGAAGGTCCCGCCGTTGGTGAGGTCGCCGCTCTCGTCGAAGGTGTAACCGCCCATGACACCCGTGTACTTCTGTTTCCGCAGCGCCGCCCAGAGCCCCTTGCGGGCCGGGCTCCCGCCGGCCTTGGCACGCCGCGCGAGCTCTTGCAGGGTCATCGTGACGACGTCGTACGACTCCCCCGTGTAGTACGCGGGGGCCGCGCCGAACCGCTTGCGGTGGGCCGCGACGAAACCGGCGGCCTCCTTGCGGGAGACGGCGTCGAGCACGGGGGCGCCGAAGAACCAGCCCTCGGCTGCCGCGCCGGCCTCCTTCAGGAACGCCGGCCCGAAGGCCCGCTGCCCGGCGAACCGCGGCCCGGCGAAGCCGAGTTCGCCGAGGGCGCGGGCGGCGAGGACGGCGGTGGCCCGGACGCCGCAGTGGACGTACGCGTCCATGCCGGCGTCGATCATCTCGCCGAGGATGGCGCGGTAGTCCCGCGCGCGGGCCGGGACCACGCGGAAGCGGGGGTCGAGGCCCGCCTGCCCGAAGCCGAACTGGACGCCCCGGACGATCTGCCAGCTGTACTGGTCGTCGGTGCGCTCCTGGAGGACTCCGGGCCTGCGGATGGCGGACAGGAGCGTGACGGCGTAGGCGAGGTGCATTCCGGCGTAGACGTGGTGGGGGATCGCCCGCAGCACCGTGGCGTTCGGCGTGCTCTCCGTGTCCCGGACCGTGAGCAGGTTGTAGCCGGCCGAGACGGTGAGCAGGGGAAGACCGGCCTCCTCGAAGGCGGGCAGGGCGACCTGGGCGGTGTCGTCGGAGGTGGCGCCGAGCACGGCGAGCACGCCCGGGTCGGTGGTGAGCCTGCGGGCCGCTGCCAGGGCCTTGGCCGGGTCTCCCCGGTCGTCGGAGACCGTGAGTTCGAGCGTGTACGGCTTGTCCTTGCGGGCGTTGAACTGCTCGACGGCGAGGCGCGCGCCGCGCTCCTGGGCCAGGCCGATCTCCTTGGCGGGGCCGGAGAGGTCGGCGAGGACGCCGATCTTCCAGGTGGTGCGGGGCGGGACGGGCTTCCTGCCGTCGTTCTTCCTGTCGTCGCCGTCGCCGTCGTCGCCCGTCAGGGCCGACCAGGCGGCGACGGAGCCGCCGGCCGCGGCGAGGACGGCGGCGCCGGAGGCGAGGAGCAGGAAGCCCCGCCGGCTGCGCTTCGGCTCCTCCGCCGGTCCCGTGCCGGGCGCGGTGACGTCGATCTCGGGGAGGGCGAGCATCCGGGCGGAGCGCTCGGCGATGGTCCGGACGACGGGGGCGGGCAGCCAGTCGGCGCCGTCGCCCGGGGTGTCCTCGGTGAGCCGGACACCGATCTCCGCGGCGGTGGGCCGGGCGGCCGGATCCTTGGCGAGGCAGGTCCGGACGAGGTCGAGCAGCCCGTCGGGTACGCCGGTCAGGTCGGGTTCGTCGTGGACGGTCCGGTACATCAGGGCGTCGACGGCGCCGGTGCCGAACGGCGGGCGGCCGGTCGCCGCGTACGCGAGGAGGCAGCCGAGCGCGAAGACGTCGGCGGCGGGACCGATCGCGTCGGTGCGGGCCTCGGCCTGCTCGGGGGCGAGGAAGCCGGGGGTGCCGACGACCATGTCGGTGGCGGTGAGGGCGGTCTCGCCGGTGGCGCGGGCGATGCCGAAGTCGATGAGGCGGGGGCCGTCGACGGCGAGGAGGACGTTCCCCGGCTTGACGTCCCGGTGGACGAGCCCGGCCGCGTGCACGGCGGCGAGGGCGCGGGCGACGGCCCAGCCGAGGAGGCGGACGCTCCGCTCGGGCAGCGCGCCGTGCGCGGTGACGGCCTCGCCGAGGGACGGGCC
The sequence above is a segment of the Streptomyces sp. NBC_01255 genome. Coding sequences within it:
- a CDS encoding bifunctional serine/threonine-protein kinase/ABC transporter substrate-binding protein encodes the protein MSPTTPQPEPQPEPQPRPEPQPQPWPEPQPTPRPEPGALQPLLPSDPSVIAAYRLLGRLGAGGMGVVYLGRTANGELAAVKVTHADQADQPDFRARFRREVEAARRVSSPWAVPVTGADPDAPEPWMATAFVAGPSLGEAVTAHGALPERSVRLLGWAVARALAAVHAAGLVHRDVKPGNVLLAVDGPRLIDFGIARATGETALTATDMVVGTPGFLAPEQAEARTDAIGPAADVFALGCLLAYAATGRPPFGTGAVDALMYRTVHDEPDLTGVPDGLLDLVRTCLAKDPAARPTAAEIGVRLTEDTPGDGADWLPAPVVRTIAERSARMLALPEIDVTAPGTGPAEEPKRSRRGFLLLASGAAVLAAAGGSVAAWSALTGDDGDGDDRKNDGRKPVPPRTTWKIGVLADLSGPAKEIGLAQERGARLAVEQFNARKDKPYTLELTVSDDRGDPAKALAAARRLTTDPGVLAVLGATSDDTAQVALPAFEEAGLPLLTVSAGYNLLTVRDTESTPNATVLRAIPHHVYAGMHLAYAVTLLSAIRRPGVLQERTDDQYSWQIVRGVQFGFGQAGLDPRFRVVPARARDYRAILGEMIDAGMDAYVHCGVRATAVLAARALGELGFAGPRFAGQRAFGPAFLKEAGAAAEGWFFGAPVLDAVSRKEAAGFVAAHRKRFGAAPAYYTGESYDVVTMTLQELARRAKAGGSPARKGLWAALRKQKYTGVMGGYTFDESGDLTNGGTFVHAVQNGAFKLIGAAPVLPASEANKASEANKASEANKAKQKA
- a CDS encoding bifunctional serine/threonine-protein kinase/ABC transporter substrate-binding protein, encoding MQPLRKADPSSIAGYRLLGRLGAGGMGVVYLARSGGGALAALKLIRSEHAADPGFRERFRREARAAERITGRWVVRVLGADPEAREPWLATEYVPGPSLAEAVGLHGALPEPAVRALGARLAAALADMHEAGLVHRDVKPGNVLLALDGPRLIDFGIARSAGATALTATDAMIGTPGFLAPEQARAAGAGEVGPPSDVFSLGCVLAYALTGERPFGTGGVAAVVYRTVHEEPALDDVPDTLLPLVGACLAKDPADRPTAAEVRAALGEAEGPAGDWLPPGLPALIAQRSSRVLDLPVPEPTMLVNSEPPKGVSRRRLLMGGSAVAVAGAGGLTAWLLSRTPAGTGTGTIAGTSTGGGAGGTGAPLAAYTLGLLTDLSGPAKTDGRAQERGARVAVETFNARPDRPFDLVLRVMDDGGDAQRAKAAARALLKDERLVGVLGPATAPAVLAAGGELVDRSVSLVSVLASIPTGEMVKGQTLRQTYFESRPSPDVMIVPFGRYLTERKVVRTAVVEDRAAGRYSWFAVKSMKATPPSMDRGGVVTSHPVEADSEDFAAAVRAALATDPQGVLYAGDSPSRAALCAKALRDQGYEGACGSVEYVLQPEFLTLAGPAAEGWYFGTGYVDPDGIPAAKAFAAAYRKRWGLAGTTPVDRYTTEAYDAVNWIAEALRTAVGDGAESKASAVANALVRDVYEGLAKLYSAKTRNDKATALLGLFLWQVKDGVPVFLGKFDEAAQKAARDGT